Proteins co-encoded in one Vibrio aquimaris genomic window:
- the hutH gene encoding histidine ammonia-lyase translates to MRMFNLTLKPGSISLKQLRHVSRSSLKLSLDAEAIPAIEESTKIVEQVIAENRTVYGINTGFGLLANTRIAPEDLETLQKSIVLSHAAGIGELMSDETVRLMMVLKVNSLARGFSGIRLSVIQALIDLINAEVYPCVPQKGSVGASGDLAPLAHMSTVLLGEGQARHKGKIISGLEAMKIADLEPITLAPKEGLALLNGTQASTAFALEGLFAAEDLFASATTCGAMSVEAALGSRRPFDPRIHRVRGHRGQMDAALSYRELLDVRSQIGDSHTGCEKVQDPYSLRCQPQVMGACLQQIRNSADILEVESNAVSDNPLVFADDGDIISGGNFHAEPVAMAADNLALAIAEMGSLSERRMALLIDSALSKLPPFLVDNGGVNSGFMIAQVTSAALASENKALAHPASVDSLPTSANQEDHVSMATFAGRRLGDMAENTRGILAVEYLAAAQGLDFRAPNKSSAKVEEAKQILREKVSFYDKDRYFAPDIEQANNLLLLAVHNHLLPEKILPSV, encoded by the coding sequence ATCAGAATGTTTAATTTAACGCTAAAACCAGGCAGCATTAGCTTAAAACAACTGCGCCATGTAAGTCGCTCATCACTAAAACTTTCTCTCGATGCAGAAGCAATTCCCGCAATTGAAGAAAGCACCAAAATCGTTGAGCAAGTCATTGCAGAAAACCGCACTGTTTATGGCATAAATACTGGTTTTGGGCTTCTTGCCAATACTCGTATTGCTCCCGAAGATCTTGAAACCCTGCAAAAAAGTATTGTTCTTTCACACGCAGCTGGCATAGGTGAATTGATGTCGGATGAAACAGTGCGTCTGATGATGGTATTAAAAGTCAATAGCCTCGCACGCGGGTTTTCTGGGATACGTCTATCTGTCATACAAGCCTTAATAGACCTAATCAATGCCGAAGTCTACCCTTGTGTACCACAAAAAGGATCTGTCGGAGCTTCTGGCGACCTCGCACCCCTGGCTCATATGAGCACAGTATTACTAGGAGAAGGTCAAGCTCGTCATAAAGGCAAAATTATTTCGGGGCTGGAGGCAATGAAGATCGCAGATCTTGAGCCGATAACACTGGCACCTAAAGAAGGGCTAGCATTGCTTAATGGGACTCAAGCTTCAACCGCTTTCGCATTAGAAGGACTGTTTGCTGCTGAAGATTTATTTGCATCTGCAACCACATGTGGTGCTATGTCTGTTGAAGCAGCGCTGGGTAGCCGTCGACCTTTTGATCCCCGTATTCATAGAGTTCGCGGGCATCGCGGACAAATGGATGCTGCACTTTCATACCGTGAGTTATTGGATGTGAGAAGCCAAATTGGTGACTCACATACAGGTTGTGAGAAGGTGCAAGACCCCTATTCACTTCGTTGCCAACCGCAAGTCATGGGAGCATGCCTACAGCAGATCCGCAATTCTGCCGACATTCTAGAAGTTGAGTCCAATGCGGTATCAGACAACCCTTTGGTTTTTGCTGATGACGGTGATATTATTTCTGGAGGCAACTTTCATGCAGAACCTGTCGCTATGGCTGCGGATAATCTCGCTCTTGCAATCGCAGAGATGGGCAGTTTATCTGAGAGACGCATGGCGCTGCTCATTGATAGTGCTTTGAGCAAGCTACCTCCTTTCCTTGTCGACAATGGCGGCGTTAACTCTGGCTTCATGATTGCTCAAGTCACATCTGCCGCTTTAGCCAGTGAAAATAAAGCACTTGCTCACCCTGCATCTGTGGATAGCTTACCCACTTCCGCCAATCAAGAAGATCATGTTTCTATGGCTACCTTTGCAGGTAGACGCTTGGGTGATATGGCTGAAAACACACGTGGTATATTGGCCGTTGAATATCTTGCAGCAGCTCAAGGGCTTGATTTTAGAGCGCCGAATAAATCATCGGCAAAAGTAGAGGAAGCCAAGCAAATATTGCGAGAAAAAGTGTCTTTCTACGATAAGGATCGCTATTTTGCACCAGATATCGAACAAGCGAACAATCTCCTTTTACTCGCTGTTCACAATCATCTTCTACCCGAAAAAATCTTACCAAGTGTTTGA
- a CDS encoding DUF3581 domain-containing protein: MFLKPYFSSNDKQFEFTRQQASHFAKVVAGDFNPIHDEDSKRFCVPGDLLFAVLLKKEGVSQKMRFDFSGMVGEGIALHIDNKCNKQASVVDCNGKEYLQMTREGDINRDPAFIEHVVTNYVQFSGMNFPHIMVPLMQEQKMMINCQRPLVIYESMEVEFSRLDISNPEVEFNGATFDVEGKRGVVTLNFDFKQETEVVGKGIKRMVASGLKEYNQDDIDELVSRFNERKKTFLAQLNQAA, encoded by the coding sequence ATGTTTTTAAAACCTTATTTTTCTAGCAATGACAAGCAGTTCGAATTCACCCGTCAGCAGGCAAGCCACTTTGCGAAAGTGGTCGCTGGTGACTTCAATCCAATTCATGATGAAGACAGCAAGCGCTTCTGTGTGCCCGGAGATCTTCTGTTCGCTGTCCTGCTAAAAAAAGAAGGTGTCAGTCAGAAGATGCGGTTTGATTTCTCAGGCATGGTCGGTGAAGGCATTGCTCTTCACATAGATAATAAATGCAACAAGCAAGCGAGCGTTGTCGATTGCAATGGTAAAGAGTACCTTCAAATGACACGCGAGGGCGATATCAATCGTGATCCCGCATTCATCGAGCATGTGGTAACAAACTACGTCCAGTTTTCGGGGATGAATTTTCCACACATCATGGTTCCCTTAATGCAAGAACAAAAGATGATGATTAATTGCCAACGTCCACTCGTGATTTACGAGAGTATGGAAGTAGAGTTCTCCCGCTTAGATATCTCTAATCCAGAAGTAGAATTTAACGGTGCAACATTTGATGTTGAAGGCAAGCGTGGAGTGGTCACGCTTAATTTTGATTTTAAGCAAGAAACCGAAGTTGTCGGAAAAGGTATCAAAAGAATGGTAGCTAGCGGTCTAAAAGAATACAATCAAGATGATATCGATGAGCTAGTATCTCGTTTCAACGAACGTAAAAAAACCTTTCTAGCACAGCTCAACCAAGCAGCTTAA
- the hutU gene encoding urocanate hydratase — MTERQSEDIRLDTNRTIRAPQGTKLRAKSWLTEAPLRMLMNNLDPEVAEHPHALVVYGGIGRAARNWECFDKIVEVLERLEEDQTLLVQSGKPVGVFPTHKNAPRVLIANSNLVPHWANWEHFNELDKQGLMMYGQMTAGSWIYIGSQGIVQGTYETFVSVAKKHFGGEAKNRWVLTGGLGGMGGAQPLAATMAGFSMIAVECDESRIDYRLRTGYVDKKATSLDEALAIIYESEHPISVGLHANAADVFPELVERNITPDVVTDQTSAHDPLNGYLPIGWSMSHAAEMRLKDQATVVKAAKESMAIQVRAMLELQKRGAATLDYGNNIRQMALEEGVENAFDFPGFVPAYIRPLFCEGIGPFRWAALSGEPEDIYKTDQKVKELIPDNPHLHNWLDMARERIQFQGLPARICWVGLKDRERLGQAFNEMVKNGELKAPIVIGRDHLDSGSVASPNRETEGMMDGSDAVSDWPLLNALLNTAGGATWVSLHHGGGVGMGFSQHSGMVICCDGTDDASRRIARVLHNDPATGVMRHADAGYDIAKQCAAEQGLDLPMINEELSKLK, encoded by the coding sequence ATGACGGAACGTCAATCTGAAGATATACGCCTCGATACTAACCGTACCATTCGAGCCCCACAGGGGACGAAACTTAGAGCAAAGTCATGGCTAACTGAAGCGCCACTTCGCATGTTGATGAACAATCTCGATCCTGAGGTTGCAGAGCATCCTCACGCGCTGGTTGTGTATGGTGGAATCGGACGCGCAGCTCGCAATTGGGAGTGTTTCGATAAAATCGTAGAAGTACTTGAAAGGCTCGAAGAAGATCAAACCTTATTAGTTCAATCTGGTAAACCTGTTGGTGTCTTCCCAACTCATAAAAATGCACCCAGAGTATTAATAGCCAACTCTAATCTCGTTCCTCATTGGGCTAATTGGGAACATTTTAATGAGTTGGATAAACAAGGCCTGATGATGTACGGCCAAATGACAGCAGGAAGCTGGATTTATATCGGTTCACAAGGCATTGTCCAGGGCACATACGAAACTTTTGTTTCAGTGGCTAAAAAGCATTTCGGCGGCGAAGCAAAAAATCGTTGGGTCCTAACAGGCGGCCTTGGGGGAATGGGGGGAGCACAACCTCTTGCTGCTACCATGGCTGGCTTCTCGATGATTGCCGTAGAATGTGATGAATCACGCATAGACTACCGCCTGCGTACTGGTTACGTCGACAAGAAAGCGACAAGTTTAGATGAAGCCCTTGCGATTATTTATGAATCAGAACATCCAATTTCTGTGGGCTTGCATGCCAATGCAGCCGATGTCTTTCCAGAACTTGTTGAGCGTAACATCACACCAGATGTTGTCACTGATCAGACATCTGCTCATGACCCATTGAACGGATACTTACCCATTGGCTGGTCGATGAGCCACGCAGCAGAAATGCGCCTAAAAGACCAAGCAACTGTCGTCAAAGCGGCCAAAGAGTCCATGGCTATCCAAGTTAGAGCTATGCTAGAGCTTCAAAAGCGTGGAGCTGCGACGCTTGATTATGGCAACAACATTCGTCAAATGGCGCTTGAGGAAGGCGTCGAGAATGCCTTTGACTTTCCTGGTTTCGTTCCTGCTTACATTCGACCGCTATTTTGTGAAGGCATTGGGCCATTCCGCTGGGCTGCCCTTTCAGGAGAGCCTGAGGACATCTACAAAACCGATCAGAAGGTGAAAGAACTGATTCCCGACAACCCTCACCTACACAATTGGCTAGATATGGCCAGAGAGCGTATTCAATTCCAAGGCTTGCCCGCTCGGATTTGTTGGGTAGGTTTAAAGGACCGAGAACGTCTAGGCCAAGCCTTTAATGAAATGGTAAAAAATGGCGAGCTCAAAGCGCCTATCGTGATCGGTAGAGACCACCTAGACTCTGGTTCAGTTGCAAGCCCTAACAGAGAAACTGAAGGCATGATGGATGGCTCAGATGCTGTATCAGATTGGCCTTTACTTAATGCTCTTCTTAATACGGCTGGTGGCGCTACATGGGTTTCTCTTCACCATGGTGGAGGCGTGGGCATGGGCTTTTCACAACATTCAGGAATGGTGATCTGCTGTGATGGTACTGACGATGCTTCTCGACGCATCGCGCGTGTTTTACATAATGACCCAGCAACAGGGGTTATGCGCCATGCCGATGCGGGTTATGACATCGCCAAACAATGCGCAGCGGAGCAAGGGTTAGACCTTCCGATGATTAATGAAGAGTTAAGCAAACTCAAATAA
- a CDS encoding methyltransferase family protein, translating into MKSLERKLPPPLVFIILCLAIKFTSDEFNTLSVNLPFAHIVLIACLVVSVLVGFAGVYEFRKAKTTISPIQVKHASKVVDTGVFSFTRNPMYLSMFVLLFGFAYWQQNILSMLITFIFVFYINRFQIFPEEAALEELFGATYVDYKQRVRRWI; encoded by the coding sequence ATGAAAAGTCTTGAAAGAAAGCTTCCTCCACCACTTGTTTTTATCATTTTGTGTTTAGCGATTAAGTTTACCAGCGATGAATTTAATACCCTGTCTGTTAATTTGCCGTTTGCTCACATCGTATTGATAGCATGTCTTGTCGTATCGGTGCTTGTTGGTTTTGCGGGTGTGTATGAGTTTAGAAAAGCGAAGACAACTATCAGTCCTATTCAGGTAAAACATGCGTCAAAGGTTGTCGATACAGGTGTATTTTCGTTTACTAGAAATCCAATGTACTTAAGTATGTTCGTTTTGCTGTTTGGTTTTGCTTATTGGCAGCAAAATATCTTAAGTATGCTGATTACATTTATTTTTGTATTCTACATTAATCGATTTCAAATTTTTCCGGAGGAAGCGGCTTTAGAGGAGCTATTTGGAGCAACCTATGTGGATTATAAGCAGCGTGTTAGGCGTTGGATATAA
- the hutG gene encoding formimidoylglutamase, with protein sequence MSNLPITNQEFHWQGRHDQEDGALGKRVHHIIKQLQVKDLEPYRNAVSILGFACDAGVARNKGRIGARKAPDLIRRALANMAWHKESAVIDLGNIVCEDDLLEQYQSECADVIAAALHSTPVITLGGGHEVAWASFLGLARYFEYLNPAKAPKIGIINFDAHFDLRAFESSNADIKPSSGTPFNQIHDYCLKNNWPFHYACLGVSRASNTQALFERAKDLNVWFVEDKDLAHLNHIYHLTQLQHFIDKCDYIYLTIDLDVFPAATAPGVSAPAARGVSMDTMALFLDRILHYKKKLVIADIAEYNPTYDVDSQTARLAARLCWDIANAFSEK encoded by the coding sequence ATGTCTAATCTACCAATAACAAATCAAGAGTTTCATTGGCAGGGTCGCCATGATCAAGAAGATGGTGCTTTAGGCAAACGTGTTCACCACATTATTAAGCAGCTGCAAGTCAAAGATTTAGAGCCCTACCGTAATGCTGTGAGTATATTAGGATTTGCGTGTGATGCCGGTGTTGCTCGTAATAAAGGACGTATTGGCGCCCGCAAAGCCCCAGATTTAATTCGACGAGCATTAGCTAATATGGCATGGCATAAAGAAAGTGCCGTGATCGATCTTGGTAACATAGTGTGTGAAGACGATTTACTCGAACAATATCAATCGGAATGTGCTGATGTCATTGCCGCAGCTTTACACTCCACACCTGTCATTACATTGGGGGGCGGCCATGAAGTTGCTTGGGCATCGTTTCTCGGACTCGCTCGCTACTTTGAGTACCTTAACCCTGCCAAAGCGCCTAAAATTGGCATAATCAACTTCGATGCGCACTTCGACTTGAGAGCCTTCGAAAGTAGTAACGCCGACATCAAGCCTAGCTCAGGAACTCCATTTAATCAGATTCATGATTATTGCCTCAAAAATAATTGGCCATTCCATTATGCATGTTTAGGGGTTAGCCGTGCGAGTAATACTCAAGCCCTATTTGAAAGAGCCAAAGACCTCAACGTATGGTTTGTCGAAGATAAAGACCTAGCGCACTTGAACCACATTTATCATCTTACCCAGTTGCAGCACTTTATCGACAAATGTGACTACATCTACCTCACTATCGATCTCGATGTATTTCCTGCAGCAACAGCGCCAGGGGTCAGTGCACCTGCTGCCAGAGGCGTTAGTATGGATACAATGGCTCTGTTCCTCGACAGAATCTTACACTACAAAAAAAAATTAGTGATTGCTGATATTGCTGAATACAACCCTACTTATGATGTCGACAGCCAAACTGCTCGCCTTGCAGCACGACTTTGTTGGGACATAGCTAACGCTTTTTCTGAAAAATAA
- the ydiJ gene encoding D-2-hydroxyglutarate dehydrogenase YdiJ: MLPRLHSQSDVDPLVLGFLKNLKNEGFEGDIESQYSSRLAVATDNSVYQQLPQAVVHPKSTQDVVLLSRLSTQENYERITFSPRGGGTGTNGQSLTQGIVVDLSRHMNKVLEINQEEGWVRVQTGVVKDQLNDAIRPYGYFFSPDLSTSNRATIGGMINTDASGQGSLKYGKTSDHVLSVQAVFADGSLLESDMSGGRPNEEGLAHRALKVTENVCREKRDQIKAKFPPLNRFLTGYDLNNAINEQTGEFDITRVLCGAEGSLAFLTEAKLNLTPIPKVRVLVNVKYNSFDSALRNAPFMVKASALSVETIDSNVLNLAKQDIVWHTVSDLLTDVPGKDMQGINMVEYAGHDVEEVDRQLKALTEKLDNMIASKEAGVIGYQVCRDLSSIGRIYKMRKKAVGLLGAAKGRAKPVAFAEDTCVPPENLADFIAEFRQLLDSKSLSYGMFGHVDAGVLHVRPALDLCDPKQEVLMHEISDQVVKLVSKYGGLMWGEHGKGFRSEYGPEFFGDELFTELRRVKAAFDPHNKMNPGKICTPLDSQAELVKVAGIKRGYYDRQIDVKVRDSFKQAMECNGNGLCFNYDTSSPMCPSMKVTADRRHSPKGRAGLVREWLRQLTEQGIDILDLEKKTLTDTVSIKSMIERVKNSLTKQRDYDFSHEVLEAMNGCLACKACASQCPIKVDVPSFRSRFLNIYYSRYQRPAKDYLVANIESLLPVMAKTPKLINSVLGQNWVQKLTTSVVGYTDFPLMSVPTLDARMSIYKRFNLDELTRLSAGDKANHVVIVQDPFTSYYDADVVEDFAKLLVKLGKTPVLLPFKPNGKAQHVKGFLKRFAHTAETTADFLRQVANCNLSMVGVDPALVLCYRDEYNEVLGEKRGDFEVLNVHEWLEPRLEEFEATASKSTEPWYLFSHCTEKTKMPNAEKEWGRIFTHFGASLNTVPVGCCGMAGTFGHEVDKLEMSRDIYGLSWKPQIEQLPKDRCLVTGYSCRSQVKRFDSTKMQHPLQALLKIM, encoded by the coding sequence ATGTTACCAAGATTACACTCACAGTCTGATGTTGATCCGCTTGTACTCGGTTTTCTCAAAAACCTCAAAAATGAAGGTTTTGAAGGCGACATCGAAAGTCAATATTCTAGCCGTTTAGCGGTTGCTACCGATAACAGTGTATATCAACAGCTCCCTCAGGCTGTCGTTCACCCTAAATCAACTCAAGATGTCGTTTTATTGAGCAGGCTCAGCACACAAGAAAATTATGAGCGGATTACTTTCTCGCCTCGTGGCGGTGGAACTGGGACCAATGGTCAGTCTTTGACTCAAGGAATCGTTGTTGACCTTTCTCGCCATATGAACAAGGTTCTTGAAATTAATCAAGAAGAGGGTTGGGTAAGAGTTCAGACTGGAGTTGTTAAAGATCAACTAAATGATGCCATAAGGCCTTATGGGTATTTTTTCTCACCGGATCTCTCAACCAGTAACCGAGCAACGATTGGGGGGATGATCAATACCGATGCGTCGGGGCAAGGCTCGTTAAAATATGGAAAAACTTCAGACCATGTTTTGTCAGTCCAAGCCGTTTTTGCCGATGGTTCGCTGCTTGAATCCGATATGTCTGGTGGTAGACCGAATGAAGAAGGTTTGGCTCACCGTGCCTTGAAAGTCACCGAAAACGTATGTCGTGAAAAGCGAGACCAAATCAAAGCAAAATTCCCACCACTTAACCGTTTTTTAACCGGATACGATTTAAATAATGCCATTAACGAGCAAACGGGCGAGTTTGATATCACCCGAGTTCTCTGTGGTGCTGAGGGGTCTTTAGCATTTCTCACTGAAGCCAAACTTAATCTCACTCCGATCCCTAAAGTAAGAGTTTTGGTGAATGTTAAGTACAACAGTTTTGACTCGGCGCTGCGTAATGCTCCTTTTATGGTTAAAGCAAGCGCATTATCGGTAGAAACTATAGACTCTAACGTGTTGAATTTAGCCAAACAAGACATTGTATGGCACACGGTAAGTGATTTATTGACCGATGTCCCTGGCAAAGATATGCAAGGGATCAACATGGTGGAGTATGCTGGTCATGATGTTGAGGAAGTTGATCGCCAACTCAAGGCTTTGACCGAAAAGCTCGACAACATGATTGCCAGTAAAGAAGCTGGAGTCATAGGTTATCAAGTCTGTCGAGACTTATCGAGTATCGGGCGGATATACAAGATGAGAAAGAAAGCCGTAGGTTTACTCGGTGCTGCTAAAGGGCGTGCTAAACCAGTGGCGTTTGCTGAGGATACTTGTGTACCTCCCGAAAACTTGGCCGATTTTATTGCTGAGTTTCGTCAATTGCTTGATTCTAAATCACTGTCTTATGGCATGTTTGGTCATGTTGATGCGGGGGTTTTGCATGTACGTCCAGCTTTGGACTTGTGTGATCCTAAGCAAGAAGTGCTCATGCATGAAATCTCTGATCAGGTGGTTAAGCTCGTCTCCAAATACGGTGGTTTGATGTGGGGAGAACACGGCAAAGGCTTTCGCTCTGAATATGGTCCCGAGTTTTTTGGCGATGAGTTATTTACGGAACTAAGGAGAGTGAAAGCTGCTTTTGATCCGCATAATAAGATGAATCCTGGTAAGATTTGCACACCTCTTGATAGCCAAGCTGAATTGGTCAAAGTGGCAGGGATTAAACGGGGTTATTACGATCGTCAGATCGATGTAAAGGTTCGTGACAGTTTTAAACAAGCGATGGAATGTAATGGCAACGGGCTTTGCTTTAACTATGATACGTCCTCGCCCATGTGCCCTTCAATGAAAGTGACGGCCGACAGACGCCACTCACCAAAAGGGCGAGCGGGCCTTGTGAGGGAATGGTTAAGACAGCTCACCGAGCAGGGTATTGATATCCTTGATCTCGAGAAGAAAACTCTTACAGATACAGTGTCGATAAAGTCTATGATTGAGCGAGTAAAAAATTCTCTCACCAAGCAGAGAGACTATGATTTCTCCCATGAAGTGCTGGAAGCTATGAATGGTTGCTTAGCTTGTAAAGCGTGCGCCAGCCAATGTCCGATTAAAGTTGATGTACCAAGCTTTCGCTCTCGATTTCTGAATATTTACTACTCGCGATATCAACGCCCTGCAAAAGACTATCTTGTTGCTAATATTGAGTCTCTACTGCCGGTAATGGCAAAGACACCGAAGCTTATAAATAGTGTTTTGGGTCAGAATTGGGTACAGAAATTGACTACTTCTGTGGTCGGCTATACAGATTTTCCTTTGATGTCTGTACCGACACTTGACGCAAGAATGAGCATCTATAAAAGATTTAATTTGGACGAACTGACACGCCTATCTGCTGGTGATAAGGCTAATCATGTGGTTATTGTCCAAGATCCGTTCACCAGCTATTACGATGCGGATGTCGTCGAAGACTTTGCAAAACTGCTTGTTAAACTCGGAAAAACACCCGTGTTACTGCCATTTAAACCTAATGGCAAAGCTCAACACGTTAAAGGCTTTTTGAAGCGATTTGCTCACACAGCCGAAACTACAGCAGACTTTTTGCGGCAAGTCGCTAATTGCAACCTATCCATGGTTGGTGTTGACCCCGCACTTGTTCTTTGTTACAGAGATGAATACAACGAAGTCTTGGGAGAAAAACGAGGGGATTTTGAAGTACTCAATGTTCACGAGTGGCTAGAACCGAGACTCGAAGAGTTTGAAGCTACTGCTTCGAAATCCACGGAACCTTGGTATTTGTTTTCGCATTGCACTGAGAAGACAAAAATGCCCAATGCTGAAAAAGAATGGGGCAGGATATTTACTCATTTTGGGGCAAGTCTAAACACTGTCCCAGTGGGTTGTTGTGGTATGGCTGGAACCTTTGGCCATGAGGTTGACAAACTTGAAATGTCGCGGGATATCTATGGTTTAAGTTGGAAACCCCAGATAGAGCAGTTGCCGAAAGATCGATGCCTTGTTACGGGCTATTCTTGTCGAAGTCAGGTTAAGCGGTTTGATAGCACTAAAATGCAACACCCATTGCAAGCACTACTAAAGATTATGTGA
- the hutI gene encoding imidazolonepropionase: MDDNKMHGNSTSQKQHQELLLTNARLVTMIAGEQGYYVSPASELYIKSGKLITSNNDVPHNIKTYDCNNKLITPGFIDCHTHLVYAGNRANEFEMRLNGVPYSDIAKQGGGILSTVKATRNATQEELVEYALPRLDGLIRSGVTTVEVKSGYGLTLIDEIKMLRAAKALQSHRKINIVTTLLAAHAIPPEYQGKADDYIQLICQEIIPLVAEEKLASSVDVFCESIGFNLEQTEKVFIAAKQYGLDVKGHTEQLSNLGGTALTAQYKGLSADHIEYLDKEGVEILANSDTVATLLPGAFYFLRETQLPPIALLRQHKIPMAIATDVNPGTSPFSDLTMMMNMGCTLFGLTPEETLRGVTCNAAKALGLGDVKGQIRDGFDADLAIWDVEHPADFSYQQGIARLSARVINGEVDHV; this comes from the coding sequence ATGGATGACAATAAAATGCATGGTAACTCGACATCTCAAAAGCAACATCAAGAGCTGTTACTCACCAACGCTAGACTAGTCACCATGATAGCAGGTGAGCAAGGATATTATGTTTCTCCTGCGTCAGAGTTATATATTAAGTCGGGAAAGCTGATTACTTCAAATAACGATGTCCCGCATAATATCAAAACTTACGACTGTAATAACAAACTCATCACTCCCGGCTTTATTGATTGCCACACACACCTCGTTTACGCAGGAAATCGTGCGAATGAGTTTGAAATGCGCCTAAATGGCGTCCCCTACTCAGACATAGCAAAACAAGGCGGTGGAATTCTTTCTACGGTCAAAGCCACTCGAAACGCTACCCAAGAAGAACTAGTCGAGTATGCTTTGCCTCGTCTTGATGGGCTTATTCGTTCAGGAGTGACTACCGTTGAAGTCAAATCCGGATATGGGCTGACTTTAATAGATGAAATAAAAATGCTGAGAGCCGCAAAAGCATTACAGAGTCATCGTAAAATTAACATAGTCACTACTTTACTTGCTGCCCATGCTATTCCACCGGAATATCAAGGTAAGGCCGATGATTATATCCAACTCATATGCCAAGAAATTATTCCGCTAGTGGCTGAAGAGAAACTTGCATCCAGTGTCGATGTATTCTGCGAATCTATTGGGTTTAATTTAGAACAAACCGAAAAAGTATTTATCGCAGCTAAACAGTATGGTTTGGATGTCAAAGGTCATACCGAACAATTATCAAACTTAGGTGGAACCGCTTTAACAGCTCAATATAAGGGGCTATCGGCTGATCATATTGAATACTTGGACAAGGAAGGAGTCGAAATTCTTGCCAACTCCGACACTGTAGCAACTCTATTACCCGGCGCTTTTTACTTTTTAAGAGAAACTCAACTGCCTCCAATTGCGCTTTTGCGTCAACATAAGATTCCAATGGCGATTGCAACTGATGTGAACCCAGGCACCTCACCTTTCTCAGATTTGACTATGATGATGAATATGGGGTGTACACTTTTCGGGCTAACACCTGAAGAGACGCTGCGCGGAGTAACCTGTAATGCAGCAAAAGCACTTGGGCTTGGAGACGTTAAAGGCCAGATCCGTGATGGATTTGACGCAGACCTCGCCATTTGGGATGTGGAACATCCCGCAGATTTTAGCTATCAACAAGGAATAGCAAGACTGTCAGCTCGAGTCATTAATGGAGAAGTTGATCATGTCTAA
- a CDS encoding ADP-ribosyltransferase has product MRPFFLTLLLLLSTQSYVNAEDFAEFKGRRLTSQEEAQQAEDLMQWSTAHNARAERKMLPGEYKAIERYGRVDYDVINEYMRAGEPERYLGPMFDDAIKSSVSNIRSALNKLPNYKGTVYRGSSIKNSLLEKLNVGDILYEKAFLSTSTIPSVARNFASTGASQERSIAQFKIELKSSGRAINAYTFKDYEAEILAKPNTYFRVEAIEKVSPTKNYVKLREVKNPAKYVSAEPDIHVYDSYNGEEVALRSRSGLRCL; this is encoded by the coding sequence ATAAGACCATTTTTTCTCACGTTACTATTATTACTGTCGACGCAAAGTTACGTTAATGCTGAAGATTTTGCTGAATTTAAAGGACGTAGGCTAACGTCGCAAGAGGAAGCGCAGCAGGCTGAAGATTTAATGCAGTGGTCTACAGCTCATAATGCAAGAGCCGAAAGGAAAATGCTGCCAGGTGAATATAAGGCAATTGAGCGTTATGGCCGCGTTGATTACGATGTTATTAATGAATATATGAGAGCGGGTGAGCCAGAACGTTATTTGGGTCCAATGTTTGATGATGCAATTAAATCGAGTGTGTCGAACATACGTAGCGCTTTAAACAAGCTTCCAAATTATAAAGGGACTGTCTATCGAGGATCATCAATTAAAAATAGCCTATTAGAGAAGCTGAATGTCGGAGATATCCTCTATGAGAAAGCGTTTTTGTCGACGTCAACGATACCAAGTGTCGCTCGTAACTTCGCCTCGACAGGGGCATCTCAAGAGCGTTCCATTGCGCAGTTTAAAATAGAGCTCAAATCATCGGGTCGTGCGATAAATGCATACACATTCAAAGATTATGAAGCGGAAATTTTAGCCAAGCCGAACACTTACTTTCGTGTTGAGGCAATAGAAAAAGTGTCGCCGACGAAAAACTATGTAAAATTAAGGGAAGTGAAAAATCCAGCTAAGTACGTTAGTGCAGAGCCAGATATTCACGTTTATGACAGCTATAACGGCGAGGAGGTAGCGCTTCGTTCTCGTTCAGGATTACGCTGTTTATAA